The Danaus plexippus chromosome 20, MEX_DaPlex, whole genome shotgun sequence sequence GGATTGATATTTCAGAGAGATCTTGAATTTTTCATACAGCAGAAAATGTACAACAACAAACGTGTGtatggaattaaaatatgtgGGGTATCGAGTTTAacgtgattattatttatttcctcacttccttttaaacataaattcaaaatatttgttttcattgaaaGTTATCAAGTATGTATTTGACAAAACTGCATCTCTTAACTCGGTGGTAGTATGAACTTTTTGATCATTGACTTACATCCTATAACCATATAGAGCAAGTGACCGAGGCCGTGGGCAGTCAGACCCACGATGGAGAAGGCGACCCCGATAGCGATGGGTTTATCCCGGCGGGGAACAGCTCTTAATATAGCCATCCCTTGCATGAGGAACGACGCAGCTGAGAGGAAAATTTGAGATCACTACAGTAATTGCAACGAAGCAGTCATGGATacgttcataatataaaatacataggaTCTAATGtctaattattacataattagttacaaatcttttcttttcatagtaaatatcttatttgatCACATGGAAGCGTGACATCCAAGAGCTAGAGGTCAAAATGAAATAGGAATGTTTTACCACGTCATAACTCTCACTCACCACTGCTAGCAAGCATGAGTGTGAAGAAAACGAGGTACAGGGAATAGGGCAGCCAGCAGGAAGCGAGGTTACAGGAACCTCTAACCGCACGTCCGGAGCCACACGCACACTCACTGAACAGTCTGACAGAATAATGGCTTAGTAAGTTAGTGAAgtccaaacatttttattacataatagttTACTTCCGAAAATCTATGGAAAAAACACAGTTATCTTATGCAACAAAATCTCCCTTACAAGAATCCCCCTAAGTCCTCATACTCGCGGCAGCCAGCGTGGCACGGAGAGAAATATGTTGTTGAGGTGTTCAGAATACAGACCGGACTGAAGCCGTACTTCTCGGAGCTGCACCTAAAAGACAAATatagtgtaataaataaattgaaacaaatacatttaaatgttcataatttttcCGGAGATTTACATTTGATACGCGGGAATTTAGGAACAATAAGAGAGATATCTTTTATGTGAATTATTGATTAAAgagtaataactaataaacacACATATTTCTTATCGTTCATAAAATTAGTGAAATCCGCCTGCCCTAGTATAAGTTTTATCGGGAACAAATCGCAAATTTTCTCAGCACTTACCTACagattaatgataaaatttgagCATTGCTCTCAGTTCTGTTAGCTGTTTTTTAATCCGTTTTATACGAAAATGATTGTGCTGTGATATCTAACTgcctaaaataataactagtttaattttgttcaacTCACCCGCACTGCGCGCTACACGAGGGCTGCTCGTATTCCTCCGTGAGACCTCCGAACCCTGCCAGCTCTCCGGTATTACAGTGCAGGCCAGCCAGCACCGCAAAGAAGGCCGCCACCAGAACACATACAGCCCCGCCTACACGTGACGCTGTGTTAGATTTCACACCGTCGCTACGGCGGCCCGAGAAGCGCATGCGGAATATCTGCAAAAATCACTGCCactaacatattttgtatatattttaattcttatccTAAAATAGTCCTGGTTTTATATATCGACCGTACAAATATTCCTAAAGTTTTAGTATTAGGTTAATCCTGGGAGGAAaacataatatagaaatactgTAAAGGAAAGTAGGAGTAAGATTAAAGAATGCGAACTCACAGACACGAAGAAAATGATGACAAGCGATCTAAAGATGTCCATGATTGTCCGCACTGTTCGAGGATCTTGGCGTAGAGTTTCCACGAAGAACTTAGCCTgggaaatgatttttatatgtttacaaTTGTAAAGTCtagaaaaaatcaatatttttaaagtaatagatgttaaaaatattttaatttaggtaATTTACTTGATGTATGTCATTATTACTAGTAATATCCACCTGTATGGAAGCAGTATCAAAGTTTACGTAACCAAATACAGCGGTGTTGAGGATTGAGAGAGCCGCTACTTGGAGCATCAACGCTTTATTGCGTAGCATACGACCGATTGGAGCTAAAATACctgaaagaataatattaataaaagtataggAATCCATAAAAattgttgaattttatttgtaaaaatatattctcttGCTCACAGTTATATTCCAACTCTTCGAAATCTTTATATCCTTCCATTTTATGAGGGAACAACGTGAAAAGAATTGAGAACATCAGAGTGAGCATGGCCAGGGAAACCTGAGCCTCCCACCAGTCATCACGCACTGACACGTGCTGCAACCAGTTCTGAGCGCTTAGACCCAGAGACAATCTGATAGAGATTAGGATACCTGGAATAATGTATTCATACATACAGATTTTACAGAACGATGGCCTGCATTATACTAACATATGATACGTCAACGAAAAGTTAgacgaataataattttttctttatttttatactacttCCCTGATATGCAATGTTAGTCGCtgtcataaaaatttcattgccagttaattaatatgtttacttGCTACTTTCAAACGAATATCGTGGATAAATGTTTGGACAGTGGGAGGTATATTTTACCATAAAAGTATGTTCCACTCTCAGGTTCGTGGTCATCTAGATATGTGATGCCGTGTGCCCAGACGCTTATTTTCGTGAGCGCGCACAGAACAGCCGTGAGCACAAGGAATCCGGTCCTTGCTTGAAGGTAATGGTCGATTGGTACTGCCTCAACATCATTGTACCCGGATATTGAACCGCCTCCACACAGTTCTTTAACATAAAgcaaaatgttatatgatttatatttgaatattaaaggaCATTTTTTTGGTCCAAATATGAAAGTGCCggccaataaaaaattacgctGTATTCCGTTAGAACTTGTCCCCctgagtatttaatattataacatcagAGCTGTAGGGCCATTGTCCTTGGTTTTATTGGAGTTCAAAAATTCAACATCTTCATACATTTTCAGTGAGTTTGATATATCTTAAGtgagtaaaatatatcttactaaacgatgttcaaaataaaaatatggtagaacaaatcatttgtttttgtttatcaaCTCACTGAAAATGTTTGAAGATGTTGATCTTTGAACTCCAATAAAACCAAGGACAATGGCCCTACAGCCTTggtgtcataatatttaatactcaGGAGGACAAGTTCAAACGGAATACagcgtaattttttattggctGCTACTTTCATATTTGGACCAAATATGTATGAAATCGCTATGATGTCCTTTCACGAATGCAAGagcattgtattatattcgtttaattaaattaatgaacctGTTTAATatctacattaataaaatagtttctgttttgttttgttttgtagcTGGTAACGTTGGTATGTCACTTTGTTAGGCTTTGTAAAGATTCCCTTAAGGACAAATATATGTTATCGCTTTTTAGAAATtccagttttatttgaaataattcctAACTTCAATTCAAGGAACAGTCAACTTGAGTCACGTTACTTTCTCATTAgcatatgtacatttaaaattgtgttttttataaggGCATCagtaatttaatgtaactttgttttagaggttcttaaaaaaattgtatacaacgctgttacatttaaataattcatttttttatttactccgTGTTATTAGATAAGTATCCTAAAATGCTACGACTAACACATGTTATCCTCACTGTCCATCCGTCGACTATTTGCAACTACTATCCGGACAAAAACGACGGAAATGAcgttctaatattattttgtataataatctGAAATACATCAATAACATTGTAATCAGCTTAAACGATTATTACTTTTCAGTGTGGTCATTAGCACAGTatctaatacataattaatattactaaatattatacaatttgatAATGATATCGGGTCGCGACGCAAATGGGTTTACGTAATGATCCTTACGGACAGAGCGTCGTCCGGAGTCAGGGTATGGGAAGGCCAGAACTATCAGACCCGACACCGCTGTCAGGCCCAACCACCCAGATAATGCGAAGTGTCTCACACCCCTCCCGGACCAAGCTACTACAGAACCGAGGAAGAACTCAGCTCCAGCCACGCCGATCTTCACCCAATCTATAAAAATCGGTCACGCTATCAGAAAAGGTAAAAAATCGGTTACTATAacttgaaattaataacattgctattttttttattatggtgGTTATGTTTGATGCTTCtgatgaataatttaaaacagttcTCGACTAACCTTCATTGATTGATGACAAGTAACCCGTGCCGGCATTTCTTCTTATTAGAAGATATGAGTAGCTCTCCAGGAACACGACAATGAGTAGAGCTCCCTGCAGGAACAGGTCGAATCGAGGGATAGTTAGAATATACCTCCGGAGAAGGTACCAACCTTTAGATATGACTGGAAACAATACAAGCAAGAGTCTGCTTGATCATACGTTctgataaaataacaatattaagcTAAAAATTCGATGGATAGCGAATACTAATCATGAAATGGGTTACAACAATGTTTACATctgatttttatctttaaatattgttaaaaaacgtataaaatttattataattatattaagtataaataaagttaaaaatatattggttttattgaaggcaatacttaattaaatttaaatataccgtTTCTTATCTTTGACATAAAACTCGTAACATTACACTGAGAGTTCAATGGGAAAGTTCTAAGGAAATTACTTcaaattatagaattaatgAAGCAATGGGTAAGATAACATTATACGaggaaaatattcattaaattataaaatatctgttaatgtataacaataatatttttatttttacttcgtcgaacattaattttaacaattcacaatattattaatgttaatgtacCTCATACAAAACACGAATGTGTCATAAAAGGcagtttcatattattattttttggttttcttatttgaaataaacggTTAGAAATCGCTAATATTAACGATTATAGTGtaaggtaatttttaatttgtttattatatttgaaaaaaaaaaaaacaatacaatgtGACATACCCATCATTTCTGTATTTCTGTATCAGAACACTTCGATTCCTTAATCTGAATATATTCTAATACTGTCACAGAGCGGAGAAGACACGCAAGAGGTTGTTCAGGATGAAGAGCTTATTGGAGGAGCTTTTCATCATTTTCCTCTCCCTAAATGTCAGCTTAACACGCGTGTTGAAGGCGCTCGATATCACCGAACTGGCGGAATGTATCGATTCCTTTATCTGAAGCTGATAACTTCAGTTACTATTTAAAGctgttatcaataatttaatcttaattatttttatgtctcaCCTACATGTTTGTTCTATAGCGGTTTGTGGGGATAAGATAGTGTTCTCTTGGATGTGTCTTATAACATGTGTAGTTATGTGGTCATTAGACGGAATTTTCCTGGGGTTTTTTCGTTCTAGCCCATTGAAAGCTTCTTATCTGTACATTAATTGGAGAGATTCATAAAAGATCCTTTGAATGGATACTGCTGCAAACATGTATCCCAGAAGAAGGCAATGGCGACTGAAACAGACTCGCCGTAAAGCATCTTTAGCGTGACACTTAGTAACAAAATTGTGCTGACACCACGGCTGCTAGCTC is a genomic window containing:
- the LOC116773987 gene encoding solute carrier organic anion transporter family member 2A1-like, translating into MMVISKGWYLLRRYILTIPRFDLFLQGALLIVVFLESYSYLLIRRNAGTGYLSSINEDWVKIGVAGAEFFLGSVVAWSGRGVRHFALSGWLGLTAVSGLIVLAFPYPDSGRRSVQLCGGGSISGYNDVEAVPIDHYLQARTGFLVLTAVLCALTKISVWAHGITYLDDHEPESGTYFYGILISIRLSLGLSAQNWLQHVSVRDDWWEAQVSLAMLTLMFSILFTLFPHKMEGYKDFEELEYNCILAPIGRMLRNKALMLQVAALSILNTAVFGYVNFDTASIQAKFFVETLRQDPRTVRTIMDIFRSLVIIFFVSIFRMRFSGRRSDGVKSNTASRVGGAVCVLVAAFFAVLAGLHCNTGELAGFGGLTEEYEQPSCSAQCGCSSEKYGFSPVCILNTSTTYFSPCHAGCREYEDLGGFLLFSECACGSGRAVRGSCNLASCWLPYSLYLVFFTLMLASSAASFLMQGMAILRAVPRRDKPIAIGVAFSIVGLTAHGLGHLLYMVIGYLTCGYSDGETCLLHDYSIWIVGAASAVLAVLSGAISILASRCSNSNSG